Proteins from a single region of bacterium:
- a CDS encoding ABC transporter ATP-binding protein — MLRVENLVKHFPIRAGIFGQKTVGRTRAVDGVSFDIARGETLGLVGESGCGKSTTARLVLRLIEPTAGKVELDGAEITGLDGLALREKRREMQIIFQDPHGSLNPRMRVGEIVREPLDVFRVGTARERAERARELLATVELPKDAYGRYPHEFSGGQRQRIGIARALALSPKLIVCDEPVSALDVSIQAQVVNLLMRLQAELELTYLFIAHDLAVVRQISRRVAVMYLGKIVELAPSDIIYGGAVHPYTLALLSAVPIPDPQVKMNRVPLTGEVPSAANPPSGCRFHTRCPYATELCKEKEPELAEVAPGHLAACHYWEKTRICQQSV; from the coding sequence CTGCTCCGCGTCGAAAACCTGGTCAAGCATTTTCCCATCCGCGCCGGGATTTTCGGCCAGAAGACCGTCGGCAGGACGCGTGCGGTGGACGGCGTATCGTTTGACATAGCCCGCGGCGAAACTCTCGGGCTGGTGGGCGAAAGCGGGTGCGGCAAGTCCACGACAGCGCGGCTTGTCCTGCGGCTGATCGAGCCGACCGCGGGGAAGGTAGAGCTTGACGGCGCGGAGATCACTGGCCTGGACGGCCTCGCGCTGCGCGAAAAGCGCCGCGAGATGCAGATTATCTTTCAGGATCCGCACGGAAGTCTCAACCCGCGGATGCGCGTAGGTGAAATCGTACGCGAACCTCTGGACGTATTCCGCGTAGGAACAGCGCGCGAACGCGCGGAGCGCGCGCGGGAATTGCTCGCAACCGTGGAACTTCCGAAAGACGCTTACGGCCGATATCCGCACGAGTTCAGCGGCGGCCAGCGCCAGCGCATCGGAATCGCGCGGGCTCTCGCGCTCTCGCCCAAGCTCATCGTATGCGACGAGCCGGTGTCCGCGCTGGACGTTTCGATCCAGGCGCAGGTAGTCAACTTGCTTATGCGGCTGCAGGCAGAGCTTGAGCTGACTTATCTATTCATCGCACACGACTTGGCTGTTGTGCGCCAGATATCGCGGCGCGTGGCCGTTATGTATCTGGGCAAAATCGTGGAGCTCGCGCCGAGCGACATAATTTACGGCGGCGCGGTGCATCCATATACGCTCGCGCTGCTTTCCGCGGTGCCGATCCCCGATCCGCAAGTAAAAATGAACCGCGTCCCTCTGACGGGCGAAGTGCCGAGCGCCGCGAATCCGCCGTCCGGATGCAGGTTCCATACGCGCTGCCCGTACGCGACCGAGCTGTGCAAGGAGAAGGAGCCGGAACTGGCCGAAGTCGCGCCGGGCCATCTGGCTGCGTGTCATTACTGGGAAAAAACAAGAATATGTCAACAGTCAGTATGA
- a CDS encoding alpha-ketoacid dehydrogenase subunit beta, with amino-acid sequence MGHVATYIDAIVEAQREEMRRDERVFVMGEDVGIYGGVFKATKGLKDEFGFYRCLDTPISESLIVGAGIGAALMGMRPISEIQFADFIHGAHDQIVNQAAKIFYRTGGTWACPLVIRVPYGGDVGGGMYHSQSVEAWYVHVPGLKIVCPGTPRDAKGLLKAAVRDNNPVLYFEHKKLYRTIKEEIPDDDYVTPIGPAEVRREGRHVTMIAFGLMLQRVLKVAERLSGEGIEAEVIDLRTLLPMDKNTIIESAKKTGKVVVVHEAPKTGGVGGEIASIVAEQAFEYLDGPIVRVCGLDIPHPFHPKMEEFYLPSVERIYEETKKLVEY; translated from the coding sequence ATGGGTCACGTGGCAACTTACATAGATGCGATTGTCGAGGCGCAGCGGGAAGAGATGCGCCGGGACGAGCGCGTTTTCGTGATGGGCGAGGACGTCGGGATTTACGGCGGCGTTTTCAAGGCGACGAAAGGGCTGAAGGACGAATTCGGATTCTACCGCTGCCTGGATACGCCGATTTCGGAAAGTTTAATCGTGGGCGCGGGCATCGGAGCGGCATTGATGGGTATGCGTCCGATCAGCGAAATCCAGTTCGCGGACTTCATTCACGGCGCGCACGACCAAATCGTAAACCAGGCGGCGAAGATTTTTTACCGCACGGGCGGAACGTGGGCTTGTCCGCTCGTCATTCGCGTTCCATACGGCGGAGACGTCGGAGGCGGGATGTACCACAGCCAGTCGGTTGAAGCCTGGTACGTTCACGTACCGGGACTCAAAATCGTATGTCCCGGAACCCCGCGCGACGCGAAGGGATTGCTTAAGGCCGCGGTTCGCGATAACAATCCGGTGCTTTATTTCGAGCATAAAAAACTGTACCGCACAATCAAGGAAGAAATTCCGGACGACGATTACGTTACGCCGATCGGCCCCGCCGAAGTGCGGCGCGAAGGACGGCACGTGACGATGATCGCTTTCGGCCTGATGCTTCAGCGCGTTTTGAAAGTTGCCGAGCGGCTTTCAGGCGAAGGAATCGAAGCGGAAGTCATAGATCTGCGAACGCTGCTTCCGATGGACAAGAACACGATCATTGAAAGCGCGAAAAAGACCGGCAAAGTCGTGGTCGTACACGAAGCCCCCAAGACCGGCGGCGTCGGCGGCGAGATTGCCAGCATCGTCGCGGAGCAGGCGTTTGAATATCTCGACGGCCCGATCGTGCGCGTGTGCGGGTTGGATATTCCGCATCCGTTCCATCCCAAGATGGAGGAGTTCTACCTCCCCAGCGTGGAGCGGATTTACGAGGAAACAAAGAAGCTGGTCGAATATTAG
- a CDS encoding thiamine pyrophosphate-dependent dehydrogenase E1 component subunit alpha, whose product MAKKDTGDTAVKEPVEAATLGGPYRDSFKLTPKRKEQLRGLYRVMRLTRDIDDRMRKLFRQGRYYGTYFSQIGQECTTTVPAFLAEKDDFIGPSHRELGCMVGKGVPTKYLFAQVYTKSTSQDRGVMHPVFFGWTDVRQITPCTCLATQVPLATGAALSYKMRGIKNVAFCFTGEGATSKGDFHESLNFCGIHRLPLVYTIQNNWYAESVPLEIQSGNPNQEQRAEGYGIEGVRVSDGNDAIWMLCVYEEAIERARNGGGPTLIMADTYRWYGHSEIDPATYRPDDELKRWMALDPIPRFEAYLLENKVMTSDEMNAIKAEIQAEIEDAVKFAEDSPESPAEVCLENVYAPDDFVNPLSEFDKVVAKEI is encoded by the coding sequence ATGGCGAAAAAAGATACAGGCGATACTGCGGTGAAAGAGCCGGTGGAGGCTGCAACCCTCGGCGGGCCGTACCGCGACAGCTTCAAGCTCACGCCGAAACGCAAAGAGCAGCTGCGCGGGCTTTACCGCGTGATGAGGCTGACGCGCGATATCGATGACCGGATGCGAAAGCTGTTCCGCCAGGGAAGGTACTACGGCACATACTTCAGCCAGATAGGCCAGGAATGCACCACGACGGTTCCGGCGTTCCTTGCCGAAAAGGACGATTTCATAGGACCATCGCACCGCGAGCTGGGCTGTATGGTGGGCAAAGGAGTGCCGACCAAATACCTCTTCGCGCAAGTCTACACCAAATCCACAAGCCAGGACCGGGGCGTCATGCACCCCGTTTTTTTCGGATGGACCGACGTGCGCCAGATCACGCCTTGCACCTGCCTTGCGACGCAGGTTCCGCTGGCGACCGGGGCTGCGCTTTCGTACAAAATGCGCGGAATCAAAAACGTGGCTTTTTGTTTCACAGGCGAAGGCGCAACCTCGAAGGGCGACTTTCACGAATCCCTCAACTTCTGTGGGATACACAGGCTGCCGCTTGTTTACACGATTCAAAACAACTGGTACGCGGAAAGCGTGCCGCTGGAAATCCAGAGCGGCAACCCCAACCAAGAGCAGCGCGCCGAGGGTTACGGAATCGAGGGCGTGCGCGTATCGGACGGAAACGACGCAATCTGGATGCTTTGCGTTTACGAAGAGGCTATTGAGCGGGCGCGCAACGGAGGCGGGCCGACGCTGATCATGGCCGACACCTATCGCTGGTACGGCCACAGCGAAATCGATCCGGCGACTTACAGGCCGGATGATGAGTTGAAGCGCTGGATGGCGCTCGATCCGATTCCGAGGTTCGAAGCGTACCTGCTTGAAAACAAAGTTATGACTTCGGATGAAATGAACGCGATCAAGGCCGAGATTCAAGCCGAGATAGAAGACGCCGTCAAGTTCGCCGAAGACAGCCCGGAATCACCGGCTGAAGTCTGCCTTGAAAATGTTTACGCACCGGACGACTTCGTAAACCCGCTTTCGGAATTCGACAAAGTCGTCGCGAAGGAAATCTAG
- the sucB gene encoding dihydrolipoyllysine-residue succinyltransferase: MAVQIRVPQLGESVVEGVVGKWHFAEGDKVERDVTLLEIETDKINLDIPCIATGTLAKILVPEGTTVEVDQLLGIITLEGESFDESMLGQAAAKPAEAPKPPAAPAPPQKAEISPAPAHTPSPVPTASGEEARDRLSPAVRRMIEEYKLDVNQIPGTGEGGRIRKIDVERFLADPSYRRTAAAAAASVPPAPAYEYKTAPAPKFVAGGSADYPEERQALTPIRKTIAQAMQRSKNTAAHTLDVGDMDCTNLVKFREAAKEEVLKEYGVKLTFMPFFVKAAVEALKKFPNCNASITESEVVYKRYYNIGIAVNTDAGLVVPNIKHADRKSIIEIAREIADLGQKARERKLTMEDISGGTFTLTNAGGYGVVLSSPIINYPEVAILGIHAIQKRPVVRDGEIVIRDMMYLALQFDHRLIDGVYAIQFRSEIQRLLETPELLLLNV; this comes from the coding sequence ATGGCAGTTCAAATCAGAGTTCCACAGCTGGGGGAGAGCGTAGTCGAAGGCGTCGTCGGCAAATGGCACTTCGCCGAGGGCGACAAGGTTGAGCGCGACGTGACGCTGCTCGAAATAGAGACGGATAAGATCAACCTGGATATTCCGTGTATCGCAACCGGAACGCTTGCGAAGATTCTAGTTCCGGAAGGGACTACGGTTGAAGTCGACCAGCTTTTGGGGATAATCACACTCGAAGGTGAGTCGTTCGACGAGAGCATGCTCGGCCAGGCCGCGGCGAAGCCCGCGGAGGCGCCGAAGCCGCCCGCGGCACCAGCTCCTCCTCAAAAAGCTGAAATATCACCTGCCCCGGCTCATACACCTTCACCGGTTCCAACGGCCTCCGGCGAGGAAGCCAGGGACAGGCTGTCTCCCGCCGTGCGCAGGATGATCGAGGAATACAAACTGGACGTCAACCAAATTCCCGGAACCGGCGAGGGCGGCCGCATCCGCAAAATCGACGTTGAAAGGTTTTTGGCCGATCCGAGTTACAGGCGGACAGCCGCCGCGGCGGCTGCTTCGGTTCCGCCCGCTCCGGCATACGAATACAAAACCGCTCCCGCGCCGAAATTCGTTGCGGGCGGCTCGGCGGATTATCCCGAAGAGCGCCAGGCGCTTACACCGATCCGCAAGACGATCGCCCAGGCGATGCAACGCAGCAAAAACACCGCCGCGCACACGCTCGACGTGGGCGATATGGACTGCACCAATTTGGTGAAGTTCAGGGAAGCGGCGAAAGAAGAAGTGCTCAAAGAGTACGGCGTGAAGCTTACCTTCATGCCTTTCTTCGTTAAGGCCGCGGTGGAAGCGCTCAAGAAATTCCCGAATTGCAACGCCTCCATCACCGAAAGCGAAGTCGTCTACAAACGCTATTACAACATCGGAATCGCCGTGAATACCGATGCGGGGCTCGTGGTTCCGAACATCAAGCACGCGGACAGGAAGTCAATAATCGAAATCGCGCGGGAGATAGCGGATCTCGGCCAAAAGGCGCGCGAGCGCAAATTGACGATGGAAGACATCTCGGGCGGAACCTTCACGCTGACCAACGCGGGAGGTTACGGCGTGGTTCTTTCGTCGCCGATCATAAATTACCCAGAGGTGGCGATACTTGGAATTCACGCGATCCAGAAGCGTCCGGTAGTGCGCGACGGCGAGATCGTCATCCGCGACATGATGTACCTAGCGCTTCAGTTCGACCACCGTTTGATCGACGGAGTTTACGCAATCCAGTTCAGGAGCGAAATTCAGCGGCTTCTCGAAACGCCGGAGCTTTTGCTGCTTAACGTTTAG
- a CDS encoding TIM barrel protein, whose product MAVDFIFGTAGVPITVPSGDSLKGIAEIRALGLDALELEWVHGVRLKKEKCAEFKAAAAENEVALSVHAPYYINLAAKEPDKLEASIGRIIQSAEMGEIAGATDIVFHPAFLMQRERDEVEKLTFKAFSEVIKQYENKKLRVTLRPELTGKDAAYGRLEEVIRMSKEFPHTQPCIDWSHLHARTGGKWNSYKEWCKALEMIGDALGEEKGLRAMHIHLSGIEYSDKGEREHMPIEESDLEWRDLFKALKTFGCAGRIICESPHKIMHEDALLFKRTMAETKAGRKQKN is encoded by the coding sequence TTGGCCGTTGATTTTATTTTTGGTACCGCGGGTGTGCCCATTACGGTGCCTTCGGGCGACAGTCTGAAGGGCATCGCGGAAATACGCGCCCTCGGGCTTGACGCGCTCGAACTTGAATGGGTGCACGGCGTGCGGCTGAAAAAGGAGAAGTGCGCCGAATTCAAGGCGGCCGCCGCAGAAAACGAAGTCGCACTAAGCGTTCACGCGCCTTATTACATCAACCTCGCCGCGAAAGAGCCCGACAAGCTCGAGGCGAGTATCGGCCGCATCATCCAGTCCGCGGAAATGGGAGAGATTGCAGGGGCCACCGATATCGTTTTTCATCCGGCGTTTTTGATGCAGCGGGAGCGCGACGAGGTGGAAAAGCTCACATTCAAGGCATTTTCGGAAGTAATCAAGCAGTACGAAAACAAAAAGCTTAGGGTTACTCTCAGGCCTGAGCTTACGGGCAAGGATGCGGCATACGGCCGGCTCGAAGAAGTGATTCGAATGTCGAAGGAGTTTCCGCATACGCAACCCTGCATAGACTGGTCGCATCTCCACGCGCGCACCGGCGGCAAGTGGAACAGCTACAAGGAATGGTGCAAGGCGCTGGAAATGATCGGAGACGCGCTCGGCGAGGAAAAAGGGCTGCGAGCAATGCACATACACCTCTCCGGCATCGAATACTCGGACAAGGGGGAACGCGAGCATATGCCCATCGAGGAAAGCGATCTCGAGTGGCGCGACCTGTTCAAGGCTCTAAAGACGTTTGGTTGCGCTGGGCGGATTATTTGCGAGTCGCCTCACAAGATAATGCACGAGGACGCTTTGTTATTCAAGCGTACAATGGCCGAGACTAAGGCCGGCCGTAAACAGAAAAATTAG
- a CDS encoding SH3 domain-containing protein codes for MHRFTAAWLLAAFAASAISLFPQGSSLHAQEQEAEARIYFTVADSGANVRSGPSSSYEVLTAFEPGVLVYKVRTEKSWILVATVSEENRIEGWVWSKLLVPSSGPNGDGVQAESDGQPAEEGDSGKPDTTDKPAESENAKPSAESPANAIVVKQGSEPAPASPQKPEKDSGKFDSFTTAAVEGSDLIALITAENVNLRAKPNLRSDVIGSVTTGEKVYIVEERKPWYFVSIPGQGKRGWVFGDFVKQLDYVVITGDDVNLREKPSESAKVIRKLPKGLRFVKKSWLNNYVLVASPDKGYTGWVHQRYVRIDKAQEAPTYVVSGDSINFRKDPSITADVLDQLDAGVKVKVLGREEKWTLVKYNGKTGWMYSEYLKSEADFLKQGGLRGVKRSLGADLINRALSLRGTPYRWSGESPGGFDCSGFIYYLIQTATGVNDLPRSAADMYRDLGVSVDKEDLRPGDLVFFTTYKAGASHVGLYLGDGDFVHASSAQGEVTISNMSEGYYKERFIGAKRVGKK; via the coding sequence ATGCACCGTTTCACCGCAGCTTGGCTGCTGGCCGCCTTTGCGGCTTCGGCGATAAGTTTGTTCCCACAGGGAAGCTCCCTGCACGCGCAGGAGCAGGAAGCCGAAGCGCGGATATATTTCACTGTCGCAGATTCAGGAGCAAATGTTCGCTCCGGCCCGTCATCTTCTTATGAAGTCCTGACCGCTTTCGAGCCAGGTGTTCTGGTATACAAGGTTAGAACTGAGAAGTCCTGGATTTTGGTTGCCACCGTCTCCGAGGAAAACAGGATCGAAGGATGGGTATGGAGCAAGCTGCTCGTTCCCTCTTCGGGTCCGAACGGGGATGGTGTCCAAGCCGAGAGTGATGGTCAGCCTGCTGAAGAAGGCGATTCCGGAAAACCGGATACAACGGATAAGCCGGCCGAATCTGAAAACGCAAAGCCATCCGCGGAATCGCCCGCGAATGCGATAGTTGTCAAACAAGGCTCCGAGCCTGCCCCCGCATCGCCCCAAAAACCGGAGAAGGATTCGGGCAAGTTCGATTCGTTTACGACGGCTGCCGTGGAAGGAAGCGACCTGATTGCGCTTATCACGGCTGAAAACGTGAACCTTCGAGCGAAGCCGAATCTGCGCTCGGATGTAATCGGCAGTGTGACCACGGGCGAAAAGGTATACATTGTTGAAGAGCGCAAGCCTTGGTATTTTGTCAGTATTCCGGGGCAGGGCAAACGAGGATGGGTATTCGGCGATTTCGTGAAGCAGCTCGACTACGTCGTGATAACGGGCGACGACGTGAATTTGCGCGAGAAGCCGTCCGAAAGCGCGAAGGTGATCCGCAAGCTGCCGAAAGGCTTAAGATTCGTCAAGAAATCGTGGCTGAATAATTACGTGTTGGTCGCGAGCCCGGATAAAGGATACACAGGCTGGGTGCACCAGCGTTACGTCCGAATAGACAAAGCGCAGGAAGCACCGACGTACGTCGTTTCGGGCGACTCGATCAATTTCAGGAAGGATCCAAGCATAACTGCGGACGTCCTCGACCAGCTTGACGCGGGTGTGAAAGTCAAGGTGCTCGGCCGCGAAGAGAAATGGACGCTCGTAAAATACAACGGCAAAACCGGCTGGATGTACAGCGAGTACCTTAAATCGGAAGCCGACTTTCTCAAGCAGGGCGGACTGCGCGGTGTAAAGCGCAGTTTGGGGGCGGATTTGATCAATCGTGCGCTGTCTCTTAGGGGCACGCCCTACAGATGGAGCGGAGAGTCGCCGGGCGGCTTCGATTGCAGCGGTTTCATTTACTACCTGATTCAGACCGCGACCGGCGTAAACGACCTGCCGCGATCGGCCGCGGATATGTATCGCGACCTCGGTGTTTCGGTGGACAAGGAAGATTTGCGTCCGGGGGATCTGGTCTTCTTTACCACATACAAGGCCGGGGCGAGCCACGTAGGGCTTTACCTCGGCGACGGCGACTTCGTGCACGCGTCCAGCGCACAGGGCGAAGTGACGATTTCGAACATGAGCGAGGGCTATTACAAGGAGCGCTTCATCGGTGCGAAAAGGGTGGGGAAGAAGTAG
- a CDS encoding tyrosine phenol-lyase, with protein sequence MAIRHVPEPFKIKSVEPLRRTTREERERAIRDAGYNTFLLRSEDVYIDLLTDSGTSAMSDRQWAGLMLGDEAYAGSRNFYNLVASMQDVMGYKYLVPTHQGRGAEHLMSRILIEQGDYIPGNMYFTTTRLHQELAGGTFVDVIVDEAHDPQNTFPWKGNVSIEKMQKLIEKVGADRIPYLSFETSVNMAGGQPYSMQNAREVYEFCTKHGIKVMLDATRIAENAFFIKRNEPGYQGKTIKEIIRELCAYSDGCTMSAKKDGLVNIGGFLAMNDEDFYEQAMNLVVVYEGLHTYGGMAGRDMEALAIGLQEVTDEAYLEYRIGQTRYLGTKLHEAGVPIVLPVGSHAVFVDAKRFLPHVDQDLYPAQRLAAEIYLEGGVRSMERGNVSSGRGPDGLNRRPKLELVRLTIPRRVYTQSHMDYTAESVIEVFKRRADIGGLKMIYEPSELRFFQARFEPVAAGVAVEAG encoded by the coding sequence ATGGCGATTAGGCACGTTCCAGAGCCGTTCAAGATCAAATCGGTCGAACCGCTCCGCCGGACCACCCGCGAGGAGCGTGAACGCGCCATTCGGGATGCCGGGTACAACACGTTCCTGCTTCGGAGCGAGGACGTTTACATAGATTTGCTCACGGACAGTGGGACATCCGCCATGAGCGACCGACAATGGGCGGGGCTTATGCTGGGCGACGAGGCATATGCAGGCAGCCGCAACTTTTACAACCTGGTCGCGTCCATGCAGGACGTGATGGGCTACAAATACCTCGTCCCCACACACCAGGGCCGCGGCGCCGAACACCTGATGAGCCGGATCCTCATCGAGCAAGGCGATTACATCCCCGGAAACATGTACTTCACGACGACCCGGCTGCATCAGGAGCTTGCAGGCGGAACATTCGTGGACGTGATCGTGGACGAGGCGCACGATCCGCAAAACACGTTTCCATGGAAAGGCAACGTCAGCATCGAGAAAATGCAGAAGCTGATCGAAAAGGTCGGCGCGGACAGGATTCCGTACTTAAGCTTCGAAACGAGCGTCAATATGGCGGGCGGCCAGCCGTACTCGATGCAAAACGCGCGGGAAGTGTACGAGTTTTGCACGAAGCACGGGATAAAGGTGATGCTTGACGCGACCCGCATCGCCGAAAACGCGTTCTTTATCAAGCGCAACGAGCCGGGTTATCAAGGCAAGACGATCAAGGAAATCATACGGGAGCTTTGCGCCTACTCCGACGGCTGCACGATGAGCGCAAAGAAGGACGGCCTGGTCAATATCGGCGGATTCCTTGCCATGAACGATGAGGATTTCTACGAGCAGGCGATGAACCTGGTGGTCGTGTACGAAGGGCTGCACACCTACGGCGGAATGGCCGGGCGCGACATGGAGGCGCTTGCCATCGGGCTTCAGGAAGTGACCGACGAAGCGTATCTTGAATACAGAATCGGCCAAACCAGATACCTGGGGACTAAGCTCCACGAAGCGGGCGTGCCGATTGTCCTGCCGGTCGGAAGTCACGCGGTGTTCGTTGACGCGAAGCGGTTTCTGCCGCACGTTGACCAGGATCTATATCCGGCGCAGAGACTTGCCGCGGAGATTTACCTCGAGGGCGGAGTGCGCTCGATGGAGCGCGGAAACGTATCTTCCGGCCGCGGGCCAGACGGCCTGAACCGCAGGCCGAAGCTGGAACTCGTCCGGCTCACGATTCCGCGCCGCGTCTACACGCAGTCGCATATGGACTACACCGCTGAAAGCGTGATAGAGGTCTTCAAGCGCCGCGCGGATATCGGCGGGCTGAAAATGATTTACGAGCCGTCGGAATTGCGATTCTTCCAGGCGAGGTTCGAGCCGGTCGCTGCGGGGGTCGCGGTCGAGGCGGGGTAG
- the lpdA gene encoding dihydrolipoyl dehydrogenase encodes MPKKYDVIVIGGGPGGYECAVRFAQLGKKTLCVEKKYWGGTCLNVGCIPSKVLLDDSKRYWELAHLADHGINIDLDSVKLDFERMMARKDGVVKKLTSGVKVLLDKNGADGIIGEARFIGPHELMIKSKDGEDKYSADTIVIATGSAPMRIPSLGVDDINVVTSDDVLSLPSVPRSLLVVGGGYIGMEMASVYKRLGSEVLIVEILPSILTGLEPDIVKIAHREFKKQGIEFYLEHKVKNVNVYGGARGVQVTFESKDGKEEHRTVEKVLVSTGRVPFTEGLDLDKAGIEKTEKGFVKVNDRLETTAPGVYAIGDVIGGMMLAHKASHEGVALAEHLADGKPAHFKAAIPYAVFTSPEIAGVGMTEPEAKAQGLEIKTGTFSFKASGKAMALGEDEGVAKVIADAKNDDLLGVHVIGPHASDLVADATLALEFQASLEDFQAAVRIHPTLSEAIKEAALNADKKAINKVN; translated from the coding sequence ATGCCTAAGAAATACGACGTGATTGTAATCGGCGGCGGGCCGGGCGGATACGAATGTGCAGTTCGCTTCGCGCAGCTCGGAAAGAAAACGCTTTGCGTGGAAAAAAAGTACTGGGGCGGAACATGTCTTAACGTCGGCTGCATTCCGTCGAAAGTATTGCTGGACGACAGCAAGCGCTACTGGGAGCTTGCGCATCTTGCCGATCACGGAATAAACATCGACTTGGATTCGGTCAAACTGGATTTCGAAAGGATGATGGCTCGCAAGGACGGCGTCGTCAAAAAGCTGACTTCCGGCGTGAAAGTTCTGTTGGACAAAAACGGCGCTGACGGGATCATCGGTGAAGCAAGGTTCATCGGGCCGCATGAGCTTATGATTAAGTCCAAGGACGGGGAGGATAAGTATTCCGCGGACACAATCGTGATTGCAACCGGAAGCGCGCCGATGCGGATTCCCTCGCTCGGCGTGGACGACATCAACGTCGTTACTTCGGATGACGTGCTGTCGCTTCCGTCGGTGCCGCGCAGCCTGCTTGTAGTGGGCGGCGGGTATATCGGGATGGAAATGGCGAGCGTGTACAAGCGGCTGGGCAGCGAAGTGCTTATAGTGGAAATCCTGCCTTCGATATTGACCGGCCTGGAGCCGGACATAGTCAAAATCGCGCACCGCGAATTCAAGAAGCAGGGAATCGAGTTTTACTTGGAGCACAAAGTCAAAAACGTAAACGTTTACGGCGGCGCGCGCGGCGTTCAAGTGACGTTCGAAAGCAAGGACGGCAAAGAGGAACATCGTACGGTCGAAAAGGTTCTGGTTTCGACGGGCCGCGTTCCATTTACCGAAGGACTCGATTTGGACAAGGCCGGAATCGAAAAAACCGAAAAAGGTTTCGTGAAAGTAAACGACAGGCTTGAAACAACCGCGCCGGGCGTCTATGCGATAGGCGACGTGATCGGCGGGATGATGCTGGCGCACAAGGCGTCACACGAGGGCGTCGCGCTGGCGGAGCATCTGGCCGATGGCAAGCCTGCGCACTTCAAGGCCGCGATCCCGTACGCGGTGTTCACCAGTCCCGAAATCGCGGGCGTCGGAATGACCGAGCCGGAGGCGAAGGCCCAAGGACTCGAAATCAAAACCGGCACGTTCAGCTTCAAAGCAAGCGGCAAGGCGATGGCGCTGGGCGAAGACGAGGGGGTGGCGAAGGTTATCGCGGACGCGAAAAACGACGATTTGCTCGGGGTGCACGTAATCGGCCCGCATGCCAGCGATCTCGTTGCGGATGCGACGCTTGCGCTTGAATTCCAGGCGAGCCTTGAAGACTTCCAGGCCGCGGTGCGTATTCACCCGACGCTGAGCGAGGCAATCAAGGAAGCCGCGCTGAACGCGGACAAAAAGGCGATCAACAAAGTGAATTAG